In Amycolatopsis coloradensis, one genomic interval encodes:
- a CDS encoding winged helix-turn-helix domain-containing protein: MPTPRRAATEAEIAAMASGIRLRIIRLTYSEALTNKELAERLDRDPATTLHHVRKLVDAGFLEALPPRRGTRGAKEIPYRSTGLSWHLDSRDRGIDQAIFEAYLAEIADVGFDEVQQTRMVVQVPDEQIAEFETRLMELVDDFISRPVDPDAKRTAIYLSKYPSR; encoded by the coding sequence GTGCCCACTCCACGACGTGCCGCCACCGAGGCCGAGATCGCCGCGATGGCCTCCGGAATAAGGCTGCGCATCATCCGGTTGACGTACTCGGAGGCGCTGACCAACAAGGAACTCGCCGAACGGCTCGATCGCGACCCCGCGACGACGCTGCACCACGTGCGCAAGCTCGTCGACGCCGGCTTCCTCGAAGCGCTCCCGCCGAGACGCGGCACGCGCGGCGCGAAAGAAATTCCGTATCGCTCGACCGGGTTGTCCTGGCATCTTGATTCCCGCGACAGGGGGATCGATCAGGCGATCTTCGAGGCCTACCTGGCCGAGATCGCCGACGTGGGATTCGACGAGGTGCAACAGACGCGCATGGTCGTCCAGGTACCGGACGAGCAGATCGCCGAGTTCGAAACAAGGCTGATGGAGCTCGTCGACGACTTCATCTCGCGGCCGGTCGACCCGGACGCGAAACGCACGGCCATCTACCTGTCGAAGTATCCCAGCAGGTAA
- a CDS encoding MFS transporter, with translation MRRDSLFFHADFRRLWAGDTASQVGAFAGHTVIPLLAATVLAATPFEMGLLTAAETIAFLIIGLPAGVWVDRMRRRALMLRADFVRAALLLTIPIAWWAGVLSLTQLIVVATLVGVATVFFDVAYQSYLPSLVGREHLLEGNAKLQASQSVAFLTGPGIGGGLVQLAGAANAVLMTGVGFLTSALCLLRIRTVEEVPEQHEDAKLLPQIVEGLRFVFTDAALRSIVACTATANLANGAFTAVQILFLNRELGLSPAIVGVVLATGGIGGIIGAILAGRITRRIGQARSIWFVPLLTSPFHLLLPLAAPGWRIVLFPAALAIAGFGIIVYNVAQVSYRQAVCPDRLLGRMNASVRFVVWGMLPLGGVVGGALGEAIGIRGTLWFAAVGEAAAVLWVVFSPIRKLRDLPKEPIAVG, from the coding sequence GTGCGCAGAGACTCCCTCTTCTTCCACGCGGACTTCCGGCGGCTCTGGGCGGGTGACACCGCCAGCCAGGTGGGCGCTTTCGCCGGGCACACCGTGATCCCCCTGCTCGCGGCCACCGTGCTGGCCGCGACGCCGTTCGAGATGGGGCTGCTGACCGCCGCCGAGACCATCGCGTTCCTGATCATCGGGCTGCCCGCCGGGGTGTGGGTGGACCGCATGCGGCGGCGGGCACTGATGCTGCGGGCCGACTTCGTCCGTGCCGCGCTGCTGCTCACCATTCCGATCGCCTGGTGGGCAGGCGTGCTGTCGCTGACACAGCTGATCGTGGTCGCCACGCTCGTCGGCGTCGCGACGGTGTTCTTCGACGTCGCCTACCAGTCGTATCTGCCGTCGCTGGTCGGCCGGGAGCATCTGCTCGAAGGCAACGCGAAACTCCAGGCGAGCCAATCGGTCGCGTTCCTGACGGGTCCCGGTATCGGCGGCGGGCTCGTGCAGCTGGCGGGCGCGGCCAACGCCGTGCTGATGACCGGGGTGGGTTTCCTGACCTCCGCACTGTGCCTGCTGCGGATCCGCACCGTCGAGGAAGTTCCCGAGCAGCATGAAGACGCGAAGCTGCTCCCCCAGATCGTCGAAGGACTGCGGTTCGTGTTCACCGACGCGGCCTTGCGCTCGATCGTCGCCTGCACCGCGACGGCCAACCTGGCCAACGGCGCCTTCACCGCCGTGCAGATCCTGTTCCTGAACCGGGAACTCGGCCTGTCACCGGCGATCGTCGGCGTCGTACTGGCGACCGGTGGCATCGGCGGGATCATCGGGGCGATCCTGGCCGGTCGTATCACTCGGAGGATCGGGCAGGCGCGGTCGATCTGGTTCGTCCCCCTGCTGACCTCGCCGTTCCACCTGCTGCTCCCGCTCGCCGCGCCGGGGTGGCGGATCGTGCTGTTCCCCGCGGCATTGGCGATCGCGGGGTTCGGGATCATCGTCTACAACGTCGCGCAGGTGTCCTACCGGCAGGCCGTCTGCCCGGACCGGCTACTCGGCCGCATGAACGCCAGCGTCCGCTTCGTGGTGTGGGGGATGCTGCCCCTGGGCGGGGTGGTCGGCGGTGCGCTGGGCGAGGCGATCGGGATCAGGGGAACGCTGTGGTTCGCCGCGGTCGGCGAGGCGGCCGCGGTGTTGTGGGTGGTCTTCTCGCCGATCCGGAAGCTTCGCGACCTTCCCAAGGAGCCGATCGCGGTCGGTTAA
- the dapF gene encoding diaminopimelate epimerase: MGGIEFLKGHGTQNDFVLLPDPDGRLELTEARVAALCDRRRGLGADGVLRIVRSSALGVESGGEWFMDYRNADGSIAEMCGNGVRVFVRHLVDSGLVSERDFVIGTRAGDRPVRMHADGSVTVRMGPATITGTSVTVVAGKPFSGVAVNVGNPHLVSVVEDDVDVLDLRDQPDFDSDVFPDGVNLEFINLLGENALKMRVHERGVGETRSCGTGTVAAVAAALHLAGTDTGEATVDIPGGRVVVEVHRGGSTLTGPAEIVARGELDETWWAGLG, translated from the coding sequence ATGGGCGGCATCGAATTCCTTAAGGGACACGGCACACAGAACGATTTCGTGCTGCTTCCCGACCCCGACGGCCGCCTCGAGCTGACCGAGGCGCGGGTGGCGGCGCTGTGCGACCGCCGGCGTGGTCTCGGCGCCGACGGTGTGCTCCGGATCGTGCGGTCGTCCGCACTGGGCGTCGAGTCCGGCGGCGAATGGTTCATGGACTACCGCAACGCCGACGGGTCCATCGCGGAGATGTGCGGCAACGGCGTCCGGGTCTTCGTCCGCCACCTGGTCGATTCCGGGCTCGTGTCCGAGCGCGACTTCGTCATCGGCACCCGCGCCGGCGACCGGCCGGTCCGGATGCACGCGGACGGATCGGTGACCGTGCGGATGGGGCCCGCGACCATCACCGGTACTTCGGTCACCGTGGTCGCCGGGAAGCCGTTCTCCGGTGTCGCGGTGAACGTCGGCAATCCACACCTCGTGTCGGTCGTCGAGGACGACGTCGACGTGCTCGACCTGCGCGACCAGCCCGACTTCGACTCCGACGTGTTCCCCGACGGCGTGAACCTCGAGTTCATCAACCTGCTGGGCGAAAACGCGCTGAAGATGCGCGTCCACGAGCGCGGCGTCGGCGAGACGCGGTCCTGTGGCACCGGCACGGTCGCCGCGGTCGCCGCCGCCCTTCATCTCGCGGGCACCGACACCGGCGAAGCGACCGTCGACATCCCCGGCGGCCGCGTGGTGGTCGAGGTCCATCGCGGCGGGTCCACGCTGACCGGCCCGGCGGAGATCGTCGCCCGCGGAGAACTCGACGAAACCTGGTGGGCCGGGCTCGGTTAA
- the miaA gene encoding tRNA (adenosine(37)-N6)-dimethylallyltransferase MiaA: protein MIRPVAVVGPTATGKTALAVELALTLGGEVVNADALQLYRGMDIGTAKATPEERRGVPHHLLDVLDVTETASVAAYQRDARRRVEELLDAGRVPILAGGSGLYVQAVLDDLKFPGTDPDVRARLAAEADEIGAATMHARLAELDPVAATAILPTNSRRIVRALEVIEITGEPFSANLPKPGPARYDTVLIGIDREPAELDARVDRRVELMFEAGLVDEVRTLLGRGLRDGLTASRALGYQQVIAALDGGGDFQAASEATAQATRRFVRRQRSWFRRDNRIQWFDGGSERLAERVLEAAAQ from the coding sequence GTGATCCGGCCGGTCGCGGTCGTCGGGCCCACGGCGACCGGGAAGACCGCCCTGGCGGTCGAACTCGCCCTCACCCTCGGGGGTGAGGTGGTCAACGCGGACGCGTTGCAGCTGTACCGCGGGATGGACATCGGGACCGCCAAGGCGACCCCCGAAGAGCGGCGGGGCGTGCCGCATCACCTGCTGGACGTCCTCGACGTCACCGAGACGGCGTCCGTTGCCGCGTATCAGCGCGACGCACGCCGGCGGGTCGAAGAACTCCTCGATGCCGGCCGCGTGCCGATCCTCGCCGGCGGTTCGGGTCTCTACGTCCAAGCCGTGCTCGACGACCTCAAGTTCCCGGGCACCGATCCGGACGTGCGCGCCCGGCTGGCCGCCGAAGCCGACGAAATCGGCGCCGCCACGATGCACGCCCGGCTCGCCGAACTCGACCCCGTGGCCGCCACGGCCATCCTGCCGACCAACAGCCGCCGGATCGTGCGCGCGCTGGAGGTCATCGAGATCACCGGCGAACCGTTCTCGGCGAACCTGCCGAAACCGGGACCCGCGCGCTACGACACGGTCCTGATCGGCATCGACCGCGAACCGGCCGAACTCGACGCCCGCGTCGATCGCCGCGTGGAGCTCATGTTCGAAGCCGGACTCGTCGACGAGGTCCGGACGTTGCTGGGCCGCGGACTCCGCGACGGGCTCACCGCGTCGAGGGCGCTGGGCTACCAGCAGGTGATCGCCGCGCTCGACGGCGGCGGCGACTTCCAGGCCGCTTCCGAGGCCACCGCGCAAGCCACCCGGCGGTTCGTGCGGAGGCAACGTTCCTGGTTCCGGCGGGACAACCGCATCCAGTGGTTCGACGGCGGTTCGGAGCGGCTGGCCGAGCGCGTCCTCGAAGCGGCGGCCCAGTAA